The Stomatobaculum sp. F0698 genomic sequence GGCAAAGGCTGCCGAGGAGGCGCGCCGCGCAAGCGAGGACACCGCGAAGTACGCCAAAGAAAAAGCGGAACAGGCAGGTCGGGAGGCGAATCGGGCAGCGGACAGCACTGCGCGCGCGGCGCGTGAAACCGCCGAGGAAGCAGCGCGACAGGGAGAGGCGCTGAAGCAGCAGTGGACCCCCGGAAATATGGAGCGCCTGGCGGCGTTTGCACCGCTCGCGGTTTTTGCCTTTACAGTGATTGCATATATCCTTGTCTTTTTGCGCGGCGTCTCCTATACCGTTTTTGCACATATTTTGCCGCTCGACGGCGTAGCGTACGGCCTGTCCGGTATGCTCGGAATCATATATAATGTCAGCAAGTTCCTGTTCTTCCTGCTTTCGTTGGCAGGCGTTGTGGCAAGCGTGCAGCTCTACGGGAAGAAAGAAAACCAGACCACCGGCATGGCAGTGTGCCTCGGCGCCAATGTGCTGGCGCTGATTGCTTCCCTGTTGCGCTTGTTCGGGAAGGGAAACTTCTTCTTTACCCTCCTCGGTATTGCATTGGCTCTCTTTGCGCTCGATGCACTGTCCCGCGTCTTTTTGCGCGGCACCGGAATCGCATCGGAGATTCAGCCGAGTGAGGACTTTGCGGCTTTCAAGAGCTTTGCCGAAAATCCGCGGGAAAAGACGGAACAGTTTGCGGCGGAAATGAAGCGCGAAGGGACAAGCGGCAAAGCTGTTACCGAGGAGATACTCGATCCGAACAAGTCCGTATTTGACGGAAGCGGACTGGAACTTTTCATCATCAATTTGGTCGGCGCTTTGATTTGCCTGGTCACAATCGGCTTGGCGAGCCCCTGGGTCATCTGCTATAGAATCGGCTGGGATCGCAGACACACGGTTTACAACGGAAGACGGTTGGCGTTTAACGGCACGGGTATACAGCTCTTCGGCAAGTGGATTATTTGGTTCCTGCTCACCATCGTAACCTGCGGTCTTTACAGCTTTGTGATGGGTCTCAAACTGGAACAGTGGGTTCTTAGCCACACGACTTTTGCGGATGAAGTGAGCGATCCGAACAACACGGATGTGTTCCCGAATTCCGGGTTTGAAGGCAATATGTTTGAGTGGATCGGTTACAATTTGGTCATGGGACTGGCGTCGGGTCTGACCTGCGGCATCGCGCTTCCGTGGGTGGTCTGCAGCTTTAACAAGTGGTATGCACCGAATGTCCGCATTTCCGGAAAGCGCCTCCGGTTTGAAGGAAGCGGTGCGGAGCTCTTCGGTCAGTATATTATAGTGCTTCTGCTGAGCATCGTGACCTGCGGTCTCTATTATTCCTGGGGCTATGTACGTCTGCGCCGTTGGGCGATATCTCACTTAAGCCTTGAGGAGATGAATTAAAAATATCGAAATGTTGCGTTTGTTACGCAGCGAAGGGAGCATGGTTTGACCATGCTCCCTTTTTGCGGACAGTGTCGGGAAAATGCCGCGGGGCAAACACAAAGAAGCATAGGCGCGGAAATCGCTGTGTCCCGATGCGGAAGGCGTGCCCGGTTGGCAAAATGTTGTGTCTAACGCGCAAGAATTTCGCAACACTTGGGGAAAAAAGAGATAATTCTGTACGGGACAGGGTGAGAATGACGGGGGAGCGGCAGCCCTTTGTGCAAACAGAACAGAAAGTTCAAAATGACCTAACGAATTTGTAATGTCTCGTAACAGGAACAGCCCTTTTTTTTCGCGCAGACTATGTTATACTTTCCTTAATATTGCGGTTGGGGTACAGGATACTCCTCGCAAGAAGCGGACCAACATTTATTTCTTAACGGAAGATAGAGAAGAGCGGACAATGAGCGTGAGAGGCGATAAGGGTAGTCACTTTTACAGACAGCGGCAGCGGAGATTGCGCGAGCGGCGGCAAAAAATGATCATCGGAGCGGCGGGAGCGGTACTTGCCGTTTCGCTTTCGGTTTTCGGCATCTCCCGCATGGTGCAGGCGAGAGGCGGAAAGCATAATCAGACTACTGCGGCAAGCGAAACGGAACTTGCCGAAAAGTTAAAGGGCAGTTGTTTTATCAATGACATTGACATTTCGGGGATGACAAAGGAGGCGGCGAGAGAAGCCGTGCTCGCGAAGTATCGCTGGAATCTTCGTGTCGCGGAAAATGCACCGGCCGAGACTGTCGAGAGCACAAGCGCGGAAAGCACGGCAGCGGTAGGCACCGCAACTGCGGCGGTTACGAGCGCAGAGACAACGGCAGCGGAGATTTCGGGCGAGACGTATGCGGTCTCGGATTTACTCAAACTGAGACTGGAAAAACTCCTTGCGGAGATTTACGGCGAGACCGCTTCGAATGAGAATGAGCGGCGCTTTTATCTGGATGCCGAAGGACTGGATGCGGAGATTGTGACCGAGGCAGAGGCAATTGCCAAGAAATGGAACAGAAGCGCGAAGAGTTCGGAAATCAAAAGCTTCGACAAGACGACCAATGTCTTTGAGTACAGCGACGCTGTCGAAGGGCGCAAGGTGGATGAAACAGCCATGGCGGATGCCATTAAGGCCGCTATGAACAATCAGCGTTACGATGCGGTACTGCCGCTCAAGGCCGAGACAACCGCGCCTGCCATGACGGCGGCAGAGGCGAAGGAAAAGTACAAGGTGATTGCGAGTTTCACGACGACCGCGACCGACAACGCGGATCGCAACAACAACCTTAAGCTTGCCTGCGAAGCACTTGACGGTAAGATTTTAAAGGTCGGCGAGGAGTTCTCGTTTAATCACACGACAGGTAACCGCACCTTGGAGCGCGGCTACAAGCCTGCCGGTGCTTATCAGAACGGCAAGGTTGTGTTGGAGCCGGGCGGCGGTGTCTGCCAGGTTTCGACCACGCTGTACAACACGGTTGTGAAGGCGGGCATCATGCCGACCGAGCGCCATGCGCATACCTTTGCACCGACCTATGTGACGCCGGGCGAGGATGCGGCGGTCAGCTACGACGGCTACGACGGCCCGGATATGAAGTTTGTCAACACGACCAAGTATTCGATGGCGGTACGCGCGAAGTTTGACCCCAAGGCAAAGACGGTCACGGTTTCGCTGGTCGGTATCCCGGTTTTGGATGAGGGCGTCACCATCTCCATGGTTTCAAAGAAATTAGAGGAAATGGATAACGGCGGCGTGGAATATGTCGAGGACACGACCTTGAAGCCGGGGGTTGAGAAGAAGATTGCGGACGGCAGCATCGGCAGCCGTTGGGTTACAAACATTGTGACCAAGAAGAACGGCGAGGTCACCTCGGATGAATTCTTCCATAATTCGAGCTACAAGGGACATTCGAAGAAGATTGCCCGCAACACGAGCGGTGTTGTGACCGCGACGCAGGCGGCAAACGCGATGACCATTACCGAGAACACCGAGACAGCTGCGGGACAGGCTACCGTTTCGCCGACCGAGGCGGTCAACCCGGGTAAGGCGGCGGAGAGCGCGGCAGCGAAGGTCGAGTCGAAGAGCTCTAAGAGCAGCGAGACCACAGCAAGCACCAAGAGTTCCAAGAGCGGCGAGAGCAAATCCTCAGCGACGGAAACCACGGTTGAAAAGGGGCCGGGCGTCAACCTGCATGACGGTCCGACCATGGCGGAAGAGACGGTTTCCGCGGCTCCCGAGAACTGAGAGATGTACCCAATAAGATACACGAAACAGGCAGTTGCACGTTGTTTTTTGGTGCAGCTGCCTGTTATAATATTATCAGACGCTTTAAAACTCTGAGGACAAGCGCCCTCGGATTCCGATATCACTTGGGAGGTATCACATGGCAAGAAAATGGAAAACCATGGATGGTAACCAGGCGGCGGCGCACGCGTCTTATGCGTTCACCGATGTCGCGGCTATCTATCCGATCACCCCGTCTTCTCCGATGGCAGAGCACACGGATGAGTGGGCAACACAGGGACTTAAGAACATCTTCGGTCACACGGTTCAGATTACGGAGATGCAGTCTGAGGCAGGTGCGGCAGGTGCTGTGCACGGTTCCCTCGTCGCAGGCGCTCTGACCACGACCTATACGGCGTCTCAGGGTCTGCTTCTCATGATCCCGAACCTCTATAAGATTGCGGGTGAGATGCTTCCGGGTGTCATCAACGTCTCCGCACGTGCGATTGCAACCCACGCACTCAGCATTTTCGGCGATCACTCGGATGTCTACGCATGTCGACAGACCGGCTGTGCAATGCTCTGCGAATCTTCCGTGCAGGAAGTCATGGACTTGACGCCGGTGGCACATCTTTCCGCAATCAAGGGTAAGATTCCGTTCATCAACTTCTTTGACGGTTTCCGTACCTCTCACGAGATTCAGAAGATTCAGATCTGGGATTACGAGGATCTGAAGGATATGGCTGATTTCGACGCAATTCAGGCGTTCCGCGATAAGGCGCTGAACCCGAATCACGCGGAGGAGAAGGGCCAGGCACAGAACCCGGACGTCTTCTTCCAGATCAACGAGTCGAGAAACCAGTACTATGACAGACTGCCGGAGATCGTGCAGGACTACATGGACAAGGTCAACGCAAAGCTCGGCACGGATTATAAGCTTTTCAACTACTACGGCGCAGAGGATGCGGAAGTCGTTATTGTCGCGATGGGTTCCGTCAACGACACGATCGAGGAGACCGTCGATCACTTGCTGAAGCAGGGCAAGAAGGTCGGTCTTGTGAAGGTTCGCCTGTATCGTCCGTTCAGCGCGAAGGCACTGGTCGAGGCTCTTCCGAAGTCCGTGAAGCGCATCGAAGTGCTCGACAGAACCAAGGAGGCAGGCTCCATCGGTGAGCCGCTCTATCTCGATGTGGTCGCTGCACTTCGCGACACCGAGTTTGCAAATGTTCCGATCTTTACGGGCCGCTACGGTCTCGGTTCCAAGGACACGACGCCGAAGGACATTGTCGCT encodes the following:
- a CDS encoding DUF6693 family protein encodes the protein MFCPNCGNKIVPGAKFCENCGQRVDFAAAEGEAKQSAENAAADTAAASDSVTDTAGTSTAGTSTAGTSETASDSAAGSDSATQNESAGDSAADAESDSSRIQREAEEAAARAREAAAKAAEEARRASEDTAKYAKEKAEQAGREANRAADSTARAARETAEEAARQGEALKQQWTPGNMERLAAFAPLAVFAFTVIAYILVFLRGVSYTVFAHILPLDGVAYGLSGMLGIIYNVSKFLFFLLSLAGVVASVQLYGKKENQTTGMAVCLGANVLALIASLLRLFGKGNFFFTLLGIALALFALDALSRVFLRGTGIASEIQPSEDFAAFKSFAENPREKTEQFAAEMKREGTSGKAVTEEILDPNKSVFDGSGLELFIINLVGALICLVTIGLASPWVICYRIGWDRRHTVYNGRRLAFNGTGIQLFGKWIIWFLLTIVTCGLYSFVMGLKLEQWVLSHTTFADEVSDPNNTDVFPNSGFEGNMFEWIGYNLVMGLASGLTCGIALPWVVCSFNKWYAPNVRISGKRLRFEGSGAELFGQYIIVLLLSIVTCGLYYSWGYVRLRRWAISHLSLEEMN
- a CDS encoding VanW family protein; its protein translation is MIIGAAGAVLAVSLSVFGISRMVQARGGKHNQTTAASETELAEKLKGSCFINDIDISGMTKEAAREAVLAKYRWNLRVAENAPAETVESTSAESTAAVGTATAAVTSAETTAAEISGETYAVSDLLKLRLEKLLAEIYGETASNENERRFYLDAEGLDAEIVTEAEAIAKKWNRSAKSSEIKSFDKTTNVFEYSDAVEGRKVDETAMADAIKAAMNNQRYDAVLPLKAETTAPAMTAAEAKEKYKVIASFTTTATDNADRNNNLKLACEALDGKILKVGEEFSFNHTTGNRTLERGYKPAGAYQNGKVVLEPGGGVCQVSTTLYNTVVKAGIMPTERHAHTFAPTYVTPGEDAAVSYDGYDGPDMKFVNTTKYSMAVRAKFDPKAKTVTVSLVGIPVLDEGVTISMVSKKLEEMDNGGVEYVEDTTLKPGVEKKIADGSIGSRWVTNIVTKKNGEVTSDEFFHNSSYKGHSKKIARNTSGVVTATQAANAMTITENTETAAGQATVSPTEAVNPGKAAESAAAKVESKSSKSSETTASTKSSKSGESKSSATETTVEKGPGVNLHDGPTMAEETVSAAPEN